A window of Pirellula sp. SH-Sr6A contains these coding sequences:
- a CDS encoding tyrosine-type recombinase/integrase, translating into MATVVDQVAMECDLALVTVKQYELAVKRFSEFLGKQATKDDLTTENLNGFVCSLQKFLTGTTARNYRVSITRLWNHLTEFYGLEPYNVRRLRRPKIEEKPVYAWSAQQVQQLMQGCENLIGIMRCGAREYEFMKAWLLLGYDTGLRPIDLRGIEWDDLDFESRRFAIVQHKTGIAHHGMMRPQTIVALEILQQRLPNSTKVFPLSKGGVRRLELALYKEAATFGFKRRRGQGIGTLRKTHATGVYTLAGEHAAAESLGHVGGVRTARKSYIDHRAVQKGRLPPEF; encoded by the coding sequence TTGGCAACTGTAGTTGACCAAGTTGCGATGGAGTGTGACTTGGCTTTGGTCACCGTCAAACAGTACGAACTTGCCGTTAAACGCTTTTCGGAATTCTTGGGAAAGCAAGCGACGAAAGACGATTTGACAACCGAAAACCTAAACGGATTCGTCTGCTCATTACAAAAGTTCCTGACTGGGACGACGGCAAGAAACTACCGCGTAAGCATCACTAGATTGTGGAACCACCTTACCGAATTTTACGGTCTTGAGCCTTATAACGTCCGCCGCCTCCGACGCCCGAAAATCGAGGAAAAACCAGTCTACGCTTGGTCAGCTCAACAGGTCCAGCAACTCATGCAGGGCTGTGAAAACCTGATCGGCATCATGCGATGCGGCGCAAGAGAGTACGAATTCATGAAAGCGTGGTTGCTGCTTGGCTACGATACTGGGCTCCGGCCGATCGACCTGCGAGGAATCGAATGGGACGATCTCGATTTCGAATCTCGACGATTCGCCATAGTCCAGCACAAAACCGGAATTGCCCACCACGGAATGATGCGGCCGCAAACCATAGTTGCACTGGAAATTCTTCAGCAAAGATTACCAAACTCTACCAAGGTCTTCCCGTTGTCCAAGGGAGGCGTAAGACGCTTGGAACTGGCTCTCTACAAAGAGGCAGCCACCTTTGGATTCAAGAGGCGAAGAGGCCAAGGGATCGGAACGCTTCGGAAAACGCACGCAACAGGCGTTTACACGCTTGCAGGCGAACACGCGGCCGCAGAGTCCCTTGGGCACGTAGGAGGCGTCAGGACGGCTCGTAAGAGCTATATCGACCATCGTGCAGTCCAGAAAGGGAGACTCCCTCCGGAGTTTTAA
- a CDS encoding transglutaminase domain-containing protein, giving the protein MIEPIRYSILHRTLYEYSSPALLCHNTMHLSPREVSYQSVERSHIEISPAPSIRRPRQDPYGNQTEFFSIESQHQSMLVEAESVVTRSVPCWEGAESVSFPSVRNRLHQPQTDEDRRAQEFCFDSSYIQSESAFSDFAWESFHSHNSLLDAVTNLTQRIFDDFQYVPNSTLVSTTPREVLRTKQGVCQDFAHFQIACLRSIGLAARYVSGYLLTHPAPGQPKLVGADASHAWLSVYFGDFGWIDFDPTNNAIPRNEHITLAWGADYADVAPIAGLLIGGGLTRLEVSVDVAPIAPSHTTL; this is encoded by the coding sequence ATGATCGAACCAATCCGCTATAGTATCTTACATCGAACCTTGTACGAGTATTCGAGCCCTGCATTGCTTTGTCACAACACGATGCACCTGAGCCCTCGCGAAGTTTCTTATCAGTCCGTTGAACGATCTCACATCGAAATCTCCCCTGCTCCTTCCATACGTCGTCCTAGGCAAGATCCTTACGGTAATCAAACGGAATTCTTCAGCATCGAATCGCAGCATCAATCCATGCTGGTCGAAGCGGAATCCGTTGTCACTCGCTCCGTGCCGTGCTGGGAAGGAGCAGAGTCTGTTTCCTTCCCATCCGTTCGCAATCGGCTTCACCAACCCCAAACCGATGAGGATCGACGAGCCCAAGAGTTCTGTTTCGACTCCTCATACATTCAATCCGAATCCGCTTTCTCCGATTTCGCGTGGGAAAGCTTCCACTCGCACAACTCACTTTTAGATGCGGTTACCAATCTGACTCAAAGGATCTTCGACGATTTCCAATACGTTCCTAACTCCACTCTCGTCTCGACGACACCGCGTGAAGTACTGCGAACCAAACAAGGAGTCTGTCAAGACTTTGCGCATTTTCAAATCGCTTGTCTCCGTTCAATCGGCTTGGCAGCCAGGTATGTAAGCGGATATCTACTCACCCACCCGGCTCCAGGCCAACCTAAATTGGTGGGCGCGGATGCCTCCCACGCATGGCTGAGCGTTTATTTCGGGGACTTTGGCTGGATCGATTTCGATCCTACCAATAATGCCATTCCAAGAAACGAACACATCACGCTGGCTTGGGGAGCCGATTACGCGGATGTCGCTCCCATTGCGGGACTTCTCATCGGGGGAGGTCTTACCCGACTCGAAGTGAGCGTCGACGTGGCTCCCATCGCTCCCTCCCACACGACTCTTTAA
- a CDS encoding OPT family oligopeptide transporter, with product MSNANEKPFKPFIGDEEQIPELTWFPVIMGALLGIVFGASSMYLVLKVGLTVSASIPVAVLSITLFRGLSKWTGLRPATILENNIVQTTGSAGESLAFAVGLIMPALLLLGFDIDAIRVMTVSVFGGLLGILMMIPLRQAFIVKQHGTLTFPEGKACAEVLLAGEKGGATASMVFSGFGLGFLYQIGMQALHLWRDVASVALHSVDAAGKAVGLKGATLSMELSPSLLGVGYIIGPKIANIMVAGGVLAYLVISPLIVFFGSGLEQPLAPGTIPISQMKDGDVRNAYILYIGAGAVAAGGIISMMKALPVIFGAIITSFRDLTSSQGANSAGTRRTDRDLPLPMVLLGSLLLVIGLMAIPQLGLGFGFTGIAGAFMIVVFSFLFVTVSSRLTGEIGSSSNPISGMTVATLLLTCLILLVMDSAGLASVNKEIKLTALTIAGVVCVAASNGGSTAQALKVGHLLGATPRSQQIGILVGALTSAMVVGLVLIAMNEANSTYSKKSVERFSEVRIDTARLAKDRVRSGSYADDVNEYYVLNVGRAEVDKPLPPGRYLIDESGRPVYLVDPAINGALEETDAGDRTSKFEAPKTVLMQLIIDGILDRRLPWGLVMIGVLIAVTLELSGVPSLPFAVGVYLPLEASTPIFVGGLVRLAVDRWQGNRAGSEDDSGPAVLLSSGYIAGGAIAAVLISFLNFYEGFLNAINLQARVPDGPLPALVAFCILVVILLAVGAKKRSPSSGAAAEAPK from the coding sequence ATGAGCAATGCGAACGAGAAGCCGTTCAAACCCTTCATTGGTGACGAAGAGCAAATCCCCGAATTGACTTGGTTCCCGGTTATCATGGGAGCGTTGCTCGGGATTGTGTTCGGTGCTTCGTCGATGTACTTGGTGCTCAAGGTCGGATTGACTGTATCGGCCTCGATCCCGGTAGCTGTCCTTTCGATCACGTTGTTCCGCGGCCTATCCAAGTGGACCGGGCTTCGTCCTGCGACCATCTTGGAGAATAACATCGTTCAAACGACGGGATCTGCGGGTGAATCGCTCGCCTTTGCCGTCGGTTTGATCATGCCTGCTTTGCTTCTGCTCGGATTCGATATCGACGCGATCCGTGTGATGACGGTGAGCGTCTTCGGCGGCCTGCTTGGGATTCTTATGATGATCCCGCTTCGTCAAGCATTTATCGTTAAGCAGCACGGTACGCTTACTTTTCCTGAGGGGAAAGCCTGCGCTGAAGTTCTCTTAGCCGGCGAAAAAGGTGGTGCCACCGCCTCGATGGTCTTTTCTGGATTCGGGCTGGGATTCCTGTACCAGATCGGCATGCAAGCGCTTCATCTTTGGCGCGACGTCGCCAGCGTTGCACTGCATAGTGTCGATGCTGCTGGGAAAGCTGTGGGACTTAAAGGTGCAACGCTGAGCATGGAGTTGTCCCCCTCTCTTCTGGGGGTCGGATACATCATCGGACCGAAGATTGCCAACATCATGGTGGCAGGCGGCGTTTTGGCTTACCTCGTGATCAGTCCTCTCATCGTCTTCTTCGGCAGCGGTCTTGAACAACCCCTTGCGCCGGGGACCATCCCGATCAGTCAAATGAAGGATGGTGATGTTCGAAACGCGTACATCCTCTATATCGGGGCAGGCGCAGTCGCTGCGGGGGGGATCATCAGTATGATGAAGGCATTGCCGGTGATCTTCGGCGCCATCATCACCAGTTTCCGCGATCTTACTTCATCCCAAGGTGCGAATTCGGCTGGAACCCGTCGAACGGATCGAGATCTTCCGTTGCCAATGGTTTTACTGGGTAGCCTGCTCTTGGTTATAGGTTTGATGGCCATCCCGCAATTGGGGCTGGGTTTCGGATTCACGGGTATCGCCGGCGCGTTCATGATCGTTGTTTTCAGTTTCTTATTCGTCACCGTTTCGTCGAGATTGACTGGTGAGATCGGTTCGTCTTCCAATCCTATTTCAGGAATGACGGTCGCCACGCTGCTCTTAACGTGCTTGATCTTGCTCGTGATGGATTCAGCGGGGCTCGCATCGGTCAACAAAGAAATCAAGCTTACCGCGCTGACCATTGCAGGAGTGGTTTGCGTCGCGGCTTCGAACGGCGGAAGCACTGCGCAAGCACTGAAGGTGGGGCATTTGCTCGGTGCAACGCCTCGTTCTCAGCAAATTGGTATTTTGGTTGGCGCTCTCACATCCGCGATGGTCGTCGGATTGGTTCTCATCGCCATGAACGAAGCGAATTCCACCTATAGCAAGAAGTCGGTGGAGCGTTTTTCGGAAGTGCGAATCGATACCGCGCGGCTTGCAAAAGATCGCGTTCGTTCTGGTTCCTATGCGGACGATGTCAACGAGTACTACGTTTTGAACGTTGGGCGTGCCGAGGTGGATAAGCCGCTTCCACCGGGCCGGTACTTGATCGATGAAAGCGGGCGCCCCGTCTACCTAGTCGATCCAGCCATCAATGGCGCGTTGGAGGAAACGGACGCGGGGGACAGGACTAGTAAATTCGAGGCGCCCAAGACGGTCCTCATGCAGCTTATCATCGATGGGATTCTGGATCGTCGTCTCCCCTGGGGCTTGGTCATGATCGGTGTACTGATCGCGGTGACACTGGAGCTCAGCGGTGTACCTAGCCTCCCGTTCGCTGTTGGCGTTTATCTTCCGCTCGAAGCTTCGACGCCGATCTTTGTAGGAGGACTGGTCCGGCTGGCGGTGGATCGCTGGCAAGGCAATCGAGCAGGCTCGGAAGACGACTCGGGCCCGGCTGTCCTGTTAAGCTCCGGCTATATCGCCGGTGGAGCTATCGCGGCCGTGTTGATTTCGTTTCTGAATTTCTACGAAGGCTTTCTGAATGCGATCAACTTGCAAGCACGCGTTCCGGACGGTCCTTTGCCTGCTTTGGTGGCCTTTTGTATTCTCGTGGTCATCCTCTTGGCGGTCGGTGCCAAGAAACGTTCGCCAAGTTCTGGGGCGGCGGCTGAAGCACCCAAGTAA
- a CDS encoding sigma-70 family RNA polymerase sigma factor: protein MLFSAQDMLNRARDGDEKAKGELLEQFRPYLNVIAQRHLDDRLRGRLDFADVVQTTFLEASRDFGAFRGENVDSLLAWLRNILRNNVHTAHQQHLATQKRSARLETRIAISSESGGSSLGMADIVPSETSTPSQRVMRNEAAAVLALHLEKIPETQRQAIRLRYLEGLSLKQISDRMSKSEMAVAGLLKRGLRTLREEMSDPA, encoded by the coding sequence ATGTTGTTCAGCGCACAAGACATGTTGAATCGAGCTCGTGACGGAGACGAGAAAGCAAAGGGGGAACTGTTAGAGCAGTTTCGCCCCTATCTCAACGTCATTGCTCAGCGTCATTTGGACGACCGACTTCGTGGTCGATTGGATTTCGCTGACGTCGTGCAGACGACGTTTCTCGAGGCATCTCGCGACTTTGGTGCTTTCCGAGGCGAAAATGTAGATTCCTTGCTAGCGTGGCTGCGAAATATTCTTCGAAACAACGTGCATACCGCACACCAACAGCATTTGGCCACCCAGAAGCGGTCGGCACGTTTGGAGACACGCATCGCAATCTCGTCGGAGTCGGGGGGTAGTTCCCTCGGTATGGCCGATATAGTTCCATCGGAAACTTCCACGCCAAGCCAGCGAGTGATGAGAAATGAAGCGGCCGCTGTCCTAGCGCTACATTTGGAAAAGATCCCCGAGACACAACGGCAAGCCATTCGGTTGCGTTATCTCGAAGGTTTGTCGTTGAAACAGATTTCGGATCGCATGTCTAAATCGGAGATGGCGGTGGCCGGTTTGCTCAAACGAGGTCTGCGGACCCTCCGAGAGGAAATGTCCGACCCCGCCTAG
- a CDS encoding class I SAM-dependent methyltransferase — protein sequence MGHYDDFYARGGFRYKTKPSMRYIKEIAIKKIGVSGRVLDAPCGDGFWSNLLRKSGCNVTATDVSTVGARLAGGVPWNLEKHNPDWNNAFDWVFCRGVHHLHLPELWVPKTQSVFANLIQYAPKVLVTYWTNQSRTDPGTHYNHTRRTLDLFLTNYGLSKSFMWKGYYHAVLST from the coding sequence ATGGGGCACTATGACGACTTTTACGCACGCGGTGGCTTTCGGTACAAAACGAAACCAAGCATGCGTTACATCAAAGAGATTGCGATAAAGAAAATAGGCGTCAGCGGTCGCGTTTTAGATGCGCCGTGCGGCGATGGCTTTTGGTCAAATCTTCTTAGAAAATCAGGGTGCAATGTTACGGCGACGGACGTCAGCACAGTCGGTGCAAGGCTTGCAGGTGGTGTTCCTTGGAACCTAGAGAAGCACAATCCAGATTGGAACAATGCATTCGATTGGGTGTTCTGTCGTGGCGTTCATCACTTGCACCTGCCAGAACTTTGGGTACCAAAGACGCAATCAGTCTTTGCAAATCTCATTCAGTATGCACCAAAGGTGCTTGTTACGTACTGGACAAATCAGAGCCGGACGGATCCAGGTACGCACTATAACCACACACGCAGGACGCTAGATCTGTTTTTAACGAACTACGGTCTTTCGAAGTCCTTCATGTGGAAGGGTTACTATCACGCTGTCTTGAGTACCTAG
- a CDS encoding peptide MFS transporter, with protein MSTEDKNEIFGHPPGLFLLFFTEMWERFSYYGMRALLVLFLVSQVADGGWAWSRQDSLNLYALYTGLVYLTPILGGLIADKLLGYRMAVVLGALLMTLGHASMALETAATFYTGLGLLIVGNGLFKPNISSIVGQLYTDRQEKKDGAYTIFYMGINSGAFLGILLCGYTGEKVGWSYGFGLAGIFMGLGMIMFYLGAKLFGEIGKRANAASKIAQQAAEDTPTNVVTDRLIVIGILSFFTIFFWMAFEQAGGSMTIFAKDYTARILSGGYATAFFWSNTALTVIPLAIVTFVLAKLIRATFHRIPGSNISIAISFVIVWGIALWMLNKEFNMKAYVVSFDVPVAAENAADGAAPAMKTVERTIQWDMPLEAEQTIYLLDREAKGGDGKLKVITAEEADKFDGELIGKVLREKQNETEVPASWFGILNSFFIITFAPLLSRIWESPLNPSAPVKFGLGLVLLGLGFGVLALGSMGIEREAKTASISMWWLIFAYLLHTLGELCVSPVGLSYVSKLAPAKLVGLMFGIWFIATAVANYLAGWTGGYIDPISEKYGLTVFFLIYTLIPILSGLIIWGLTPKIKKMMHGID; from the coding sequence ATGTCGACGGAAGATAAGAACGAGATTTTTGGCCATCCGCCTGGATTGTTCCTCCTGTTCTTCACCGAGATGTGGGAACGATTTAGTTACTACGGAATGCGTGCCTTGCTAGTTCTTTTCTTGGTAAGCCAGGTCGCTGACGGCGGATGGGCTTGGTCGCGCCAAGATTCTCTCAACCTCTACGCACTCTACACCGGTCTCGTTTACTTGACTCCGATTCTGGGTGGGTTGATCGCTGATAAACTCCTCGGGTATCGAATGGCCGTCGTCCTCGGAGCGTTGCTGATGACACTTGGCCATGCTTCGATGGCATTGGAAACGGCTGCTACTTTCTACACAGGTCTCGGACTCCTGATTGTCGGAAACGGATTGTTCAAACCCAACATCTCGTCCATCGTCGGACAACTCTACACCGACCGCCAAGAGAAAAAGGACGGTGCTTATACGATCTTCTACATGGGGATCAATTCGGGTGCATTCCTGGGTATCCTTCTCTGCGGCTATACCGGGGAGAAGGTCGGATGGTCGTATGGCTTCGGATTGGCCGGCATCTTTATGGGACTCGGCATGATCATGTTTTACCTCGGGGCGAAACTCTTCGGTGAAATCGGCAAGCGAGCTAATGCCGCCTCAAAGATTGCACAACAAGCTGCCGAGGATACGCCGACCAATGTCGTAACAGATCGATTGATTGTTATTGGGATCCTCTCCTTCTTTACCATCTTCTTTTGGATGGCATTTGAGCAAGCGGGCGGTTCGATGACAATCTTTGCCAAAGACTACACGGCTCGCATCCTGAGTGGTGGATACGCTACCGCCTTTTTTTGGTCGAACACGGCCCTCACCGTGATTCCCCTAGCCATCGTGACGTTCGTTTTGGCAAAGTTGATTCGAGCAACCTTTCATAGAATTCCCGGTTCGAATATCAGCATCGCGATCAGTTTTGTGATCGTGTGGGGAATCGCGCTTTGGATGTTGAACAAAGAGTTCAACATGAAGGCTTATGTCGTGTCGTTTGATGTCCCTGTTGCCGCGGAAAATGCCGCGGACGGTGCAGCTCCTGCTATGAAAACGGTCGAGCGAACGATTCAGTGGGATATGCCGCTCGAAGCCGAACAGACGATCTATCTACTTGACCGGGAAGCCAAGGGTGGCGACGGAAAGCTCAAGGTCATCACCGCAGAAGAGGCTGACAAGTTCGATGGCGAGTTGATCGGAAAAGTTCTTCGCGAAAAACAAAACGAAACCGAAGTTCCCGCTTCCTGGTTCGGTATTCTCAACTCGTTCTTCATCATCACTTTCGCACCATTGCTCAGCCGCATTTGGGAAAGCCCGCTCAATCCATCTGCACCCGTAAAATTCGGTCTCGGCTTGGTCTTGCTAGGGCTCGGGTTCGGAGTGTTGGCGTTGGGGAGTATGGGGATCGAGCGCGAAGCCAAGACGGCTTCCATCAGCATGTGGTGGTTGATTTTCGCTTACTTGCTCCACACGCTTGGCGAGCTTTGCGTCTCACCGGTCGGCCTCTCCTATGTCAGCAAGTTGGCACCTGCAAAATTGGTGGGCTTGATGTTTGGTATTTGGTTCATCGCGACCGCCGTTGCTAACTATCTGGCTGGGTGGACCGGGGGCTACATCGATCCAATCTCGGAAAAGTACGGTTTAACGGTCTTCTTTTTGATCTACACACTTATCCCCATATTGTCGGGGCTGATCATCTGGGGATTGACTCCGAAGATCAAGAAGATGATGCACGGTATCGACTGA
- a CDS encoding circularly permuted type 2 ATP-grasp protein, with amino-acid sequence MPDPIQLAPHPITELFPSYRCPGARYDELLQGGFVQEHYQSLLGIEPRLNGAELYLRWQTIKRSLRDNPSASTGQLTKTDASRIWELDPIPYVIPEAQWQTLARGVEQRVRLLDHILQDVYGDQQLLASGAIPPEVVFGTKSYLRAMRNATPGERMLYLYACQVVREPDGVWRVLADRTQGPSGGGLAVENRLAISRVLESDFRSMNVMRLASFFAALREQLNAPEYFKTPKSARNVLLSPGVASQTFFEDAYLARYLGYTLTQSSDLTVRGGDVYLKTLGGLVSVDSILRRIPDIDCDPLELNSQSSAGIAGLCQAIRDKQVRVANQLGSGWAESPALTALLPGLCQTILGEELLLQNTPMHWCGDPKNLEFVLQDIERFAFRDAFVRHSSSDWYFHRAGDTERKRFQEMLQSKPWSYVAVEAPRPSYAPTWHGNRVVAWPTVLRLFASATKSGFDVMPGGIARVADREDKVSESLIAGLMSKDVWVITSNKVKPVTLLSSNRSVTEVRRSAMDLPSRVAEHLFWLGRGTERTEGMARHARLCVSQLAGEIEPELLGFHWQVVYALSSSEGTLSEIPPPDASSHVEEMRREVVQFLYQAERPMSLHGAMLGIRQNAEIIRDRLSFDSWQLLSKLDMDYLMPWVDRREKLGDAGVFLNQMTTLLSAFAGLISENMTRGPGWLFLEIGRRIERAYGLIRLLELLLVPGGRPISPLIESLLEICDSSMTYRYRYLMNYEVAPTLDLLLFDPSNPRSIAFQFVKLVENLEGLTSASKVDITRMRRAMMDARGMMRLFDADSLSVEVSTPDGPYPKRMHLQELLNQLTNSLNELVDFLSQRFLTHTVSVRHLEDAANQ; translated from the coding sequence ATGCCAGATCCAATACAACTTGCACCGCACCCGATCACCGAACTCTTCCCTTCGTACCGTTGCCCTGGCGCGCGATACGACGAATTGCTCCAAGGTGGTTTCGTGCAGGAGCACTACCAATCTCTGCTGGGCATCGAACCTCGGCTGAACGGCGCAGAACTCTATCTCCGCTGGCAAACCATCAAACGCTCGCTTCGGGACAACCCTTCTGCGTCCACAGGCCAATTGACTAAGACCGACGCTTCCCGAATATGGGAATTGGATCCGATCCCCTATGTCATCCCCGAGGCCCAGTGGCAAACGCTCGCAAGAGGAGTCGAACAACGTGTAAGACTGCTCGATCATATCTTGCAAGATGTCTACGGAGATCAACAACTACTTGCCAGCGGAGCCATTCCGCCCGAAGTTGTGTTCGGAACGAAGAGCTACCTTCGAGCGATGCGCAATGCGACCCCTGGCGAACGCATGCTGTACTTGTACGCATGCCAAGTCGTTCGCGAGCCGGACGGCGTCTGGCGGGTTTTGGCTGACCGCACCCAAGGCCCCAGCGGAGGGGGGCTAGCCGTCGAAAACCGACTTGCTATCTCACGAGTCCTAGAATCTGACTTCCGGTCGATGAACGTCATGCGACTGGCCAGCTTCTTCGCCGCCCTACGAGAACAACTTAATGCCCCCGAGTACTTCAAAACACCAAAGTCGGCTCGGAACGTTCTGCTCAGCCCCGGCGTCGCCAGCCAAACATTCTTTGAAGACGCTTACTTGGCTCGCTATCTCGGATATACACTCACCCAATCCAGCGACTTGACCGTTCGCGGAGGCGATGTCTACCTAAAAACACTTGGTGGCCTGGTAAGCGTCGATTCCATCCTCCGACGAATCCCCGATATCGATTGCGATCCTTTGGAACTCAACTCGCAAAGTTCAGCCGGTATCGCTGGATTGTGTCAAGCCATCCGTGACAAACAAGTGCGTGTGGCCAATCAGCTGGGAAGTGGTTGGGCGGAATCGCCAGCATTGACTGCACTTTTACCCGGGTTATGCCAAACGATCTTAGGCGAGGAACTTCTTCTTCAAAACACACCAATGCACTGGTGTGGTGATCCAAAAAACTTAGAGTTTGTACTGCAGGACATCGAACGGTTTGCATTCCGAGATGCGTTTGTTAGACACTCGAGCTCCGATTGGTACTTTCATCGCGCCGGCGATACGGAACGAAAGCGGTTCCAAGAAATGCTGCAATCGAAGCCTTGGAGCTACGTGGCCGTCGAAGCTCCACGCCCAAGCTACGCTCCGACTTGGCACGGCAACCGCGTCGTCGCTTGGCCCACTGTTCTTCGGCTCTTTGCATCGGCAACAAAATCCGGTTTCGATGTGATGCCAGGTGGTATCGCTCGTGTCGCCGATCGAGAAGACAAGGTATCGGAAAGCCTTATCGCCGGGTTGATGAGCAAGGATGTCTGGGTTATTACTTCCAATAAAGTGAAACCAGTCACGCTCCTTTCATCCAATCGGAGCGTCACGGAAGTACGACGAAGCGCGATGGACCTCCCGAGCCGCGTCGCAGAACACTTGTTCTGGCTCGGACGTGGAACCGAACGGACTGAAGGGATGGCGAGACATGCACGGCTATGCGTTTCTCAACTCGCTGGAGAAATCGAGCCTGAATTGCTCGGTTTTCATTGGCAGGTTGTTTATGCTCTTTCGTCCAGTGAAGGGACGTTGTCCGAAATCCCACCCCCGGACGCGAGCAGCCATGTCGAAGAAATGAGACGAGAAGTCGTGCAGTTTCTCTACCAAGCAGAACGACCCATGTCACTCCACGGAGCCATGCTTGGAATCCGACAGAACGCAGAAATCATTCGCGACCGGTTAAGCTTCGATTCATGGCAACTTCTTAGCAAGTTGGACATGGATTATTTGATGCCTTGGGTGGATCGCCGGGAAAAACTGGGAGATGCGGGCGTATTCCTAAACCAAATGACGACTCTCCTATCAGCCTTCGCCGGCCTGATATCGGAGAATATGACACGAGGCCCCGGCTGGCTCTTTCTCGAAATTGGTCGGCGTATTGAACGTGCGTATGGTCTGATTCGGTTACTGGAACTTCTATTGGTTCCCGGTGGACGTCCGATCAGTCCTCTTATCGAGTCACTGCTAGAGATTTGCGATAGCTCCATGACGTATCGATATCGATATCTTATGAACTATGAAGTCGCTCCCACGTTGGACTTGCTTTTATTCGATCCGTCCAACCCTCGCAGTATCGCTTTTCAGTTTGTAAAGCTCGTCGAAAACTTGGAAGGCCTAACCAGCGCTAGCAAGGTCGACATCACACGCATGCGAAGGGCCATGATGGATGCCCGTGGAATGATGCGACTCTTCGATGCTGATTCACTCTCCGTCGAAGTCTCGACGCCCGATGGCCCCTACCCCAAACGCATGCACCTGCAAGAACTTTTGAATCAGCTCACCAACAGTCTCAACGAGCTCGTTGATTTCCTTTCGCAACGGTTTTTAACTCACACCGTGTCGGTTCGCCATTTGGAAGATGCCGCCAATCAATAG